A single Terriglobales bacterium DNA region contains:
- a CDS encoding YciI family protein: protein MRLMVIVKANKDSEAGVMPPPELFEQMGRFNEELVKAGVMLAGEGLLPTAQGARIKFGGQQPEVKQGPFDLTNDTIAGFWLIKTRSREEAIEWMKKAPFGGGEIELRQIAELEDFGNAVPDDVKKQEVRLREQLEKQQKSA, encoded by the coding sequence ATGCGTCTCATGGTGATCGTGAAGGCCAACAAGGATTCCGAAGCGGGCGTCATGCCGCCGCCGGAGCTGTTCGAGCAGATGGGCAGGTTCAACGAGGAGCTGGTCAAGGCCGGCGTGATGCTCGCCGGCGAAGGCCTGCTCCCGACCGCGCAGGGCGCGCGCATCAAGTTCGGCGGCCAGCAGCCCGAGGTCAAGCAGGGTCCGTTCGATCTCACGAACGACACCATCGCCGGCTTCTGGCTCATCAAGACGAGATCGCGGGAAGAAGCGATCGAGTGGATGAAGAAGGCGCCGTTCGGCGGCGGCGAGATCGAGCTGCGCCAGATCGCCGAGCTCGAGGACTTCGGCAACGCCGTCCCGGACGACGTGAAGAAGCAGGAAGTCCGCCTGCGTGAGCAGCTCGAGAAGCAGCAGAAGAGCGCTTAG
- a CDS encoding cupin domain-containing protein, with amino-acid sequence MSAAFKVALADAFRAVPAADGKKFAELFRHGSLALEIYAPREKDDQKPHTRDEVYIIAQGSGEFLYGNARVAFRPGDFLFAAAGQPHRFENFTDDFFTWVLFYGPEGGEK; translated from the coding sequence ATGTCCGCCGCCTTCAAGGTCGCACTCGCCGACGCCTTCCGCGCCGTCCCCGCCGCCGACGGCAAGAAATTCGCGGAGCTTTTCCGCCACGGCTCGCTCGCGCTCGAGATCTACGCGCCGCGCGAGAAAGACGACCAGAAGCCGCACACCCGCGACGAGGTCTACATCATCGCGCAGGGTTCCGGCGAGTTCCTCTACGGCAACGCCCGCGTCGCCTTCCGCCCCGGCGACTTCCTCTTCGCCGCCGCCGGCCAGCCTCACCGCTTCGAGAACTTCACCGACGACTTCTTCACCTGGGTGCTCTTCTACGGCCCGGAAGGCGGCGAGAAGTAG
- a CDS encoding VOC family protein, whose protein sequence is MPDIKPFLWFNTEAEEAANFYVSVFPNSRVIYTSRYGEHGPGPKGSVMTVEFELDGQRFVALNGGPLFKFTEAVSFVIECKDQAEIDHYWSRLTAGGGKEVECGWLKDKYGLPWQVVPNKWHEWLGSGDAARSERVMREVMQMKKLDFARMQKAAEGK, encoded by the coding sequence ATGCCCGACATCAAGCCGTTCCTGTGGTTCAACACCGAGGCCGAGGAAGCCGCGAACTTCTACGTCTCGGTCTTTCCCAACTCGCGCGTGATCTACACCAGCCGCTACGGCGAGCACGGTCCCGGGCCGAAGGGCTCGGTGATGACGGTCGAGTTCGAGCTCGACGGCCAGCGCTTCGTCGCGCTCAACGGCGGTCCGCTGTTCAAGTTCACCGAGGCGGTGTCGTTCGTCATCGAGTGCAAGGACCAGGCCGAGATCGACCACTACTGGTCGAGACTCACCGCCGGCGGCGGCAAGGAGGTCGAGTGTGGCTGGCTCAAGGATAAGTACGGCCTGCCCTGGCAGGTCGTCCCCAATAAATGGCACGAGTGGCTCGGCTCGGGCGACGCCGCGCGCTCCGAGCGCGTCATGCGCGAGGTCATGCAGATGAAGAAGCTCGACTTCGCCCGCATGCAGAAGGCAGCCGAAGGCAAGTAA
- a CDS encoding acyl-CoA carboxylase subunit beta produces the protein MDLEQKLAELKKRDSLAEEGGGAERREKQHKAGKMSARERIEFLLDEGTFEETDKLVTHRCTDFGMQEQKILGDGFVTGYGRIEGRLVFVFAQDFTVFGGSLSETNAAKICKLMDMAMKVGAPLIGLNDSGGARIQEGVVSLGGYADIFLRNTLASGVIPQISAIMGPCAGGAVYSPAITDFICMVDKTSYMFITGPDVIKAVTHEEVTKEQLGGPDTHNEISGVAHFRATDDAECLSLIRELLSFVPSNNLDDPPRKPCTDPVDRAEEKLQTVVPNESNKPYDIKDVIHAVVDDGYFFEVHEHYAKNIVVGFARLNGRSVGIVANQPAHLAGVLDINASVKGARFVRFCDAFNIPLITFEDVPGFLPGTQQEYGGIIKHGAKLLYAYAEATVPKITVITRKAYGGAYCVMASKHIRTDVNYAWPTAEVAVMGPEGAVDIVYKRELDKVRKEAEARFKNTSSEARGPSGKKDAGSGEADKAVAAERAKLIEQFKDKFANPYVAAERGYVDAVIQPRETRSKLIAALEMLQTKRDKNPPKKHGNIPL, from the coding sequence ATGGACCTGGAGCAGAAGCTCGCTGAACTGAAGAAGCGCGACTCCCTCGCCGAAGAAGGCGGCGGCGCCGAGCGCCGCGAAAAGCAGCACAAGGCGGGCAAGATGTCCGCCCGCGAGCGCATCGAGTTCCTGCTCGACGAAGGCACCTTCGAAGAGACCGACAAGCTCGTCACCCACCGCTGCACCGACTTCGGCATGCAGGAGCAGAAGATCCTGGGCGACGGCTTCGTCACCGGCTACGGCCGCATCGAAGGCCGCCTCGTCTTCGTCTTTGCGCAGGACTTCACCGTCTTCGGCGGCTCGCTCTCCGAGACCAACGCCGCCAAGATCTGCAAGCTGATGGACATGGCCATGAAGGTCGGCGCTCCCCTCATCGGCCTCAACGACTCCGGCGGCGCCCGCATCCAGGAAGGCGTGGTCTCGCTCGGCGGCTATGCCGACATCTTCCTCCGCAACACGCTCGCCTCCGGCGTCATCCCGCAGATCTCCGCCATCATGGGCCCCTGCGCCGGCGGCGCCGTCTACTCCCCCGCCATCACCGACTTCATCTGCATGGTCGACAAGACCTCGTACATGTTTATCACCGGCCCCGACGTCATCAAGGCCGTCACCCACGAGGAAGTCACCAAGGAACAGCTCGGCGGCCCCGACACGCACAACGAGATCTCCGGCGTCGCGCACTTCCGCGCCACCGACGACGCCGAGTGCCTCTCGCTCATCCGCGAGCTGCTCAGCTTTGTCCCCTCGAACAACCTCGACGACCCGCCGCGGAAGCCCTGCACCGATCCGGTCGACCGCGCGGAAGAGAAGCTGCAGACCGTCGTCCCCAACGAATCCAACAAGCCCTACGACATCAAGGACGTCATCCACGCCGTCGTCGACGACGGCTACTTCTTCGAGGTGCACGAGCACTACGCGAAGAACATCGTCGTGGGATTCGCGCGGCTCAACGGCCGCTCCGTCGGCATCGTCGCCAACCAGCCCGCCCACCTCGCCGGCGTGCTCGACATCAACGCCAGCGTGAAGGGCGCGCGCTTCGTCCGCTTCTGCGACGCCTTCAACATCCCGCTCATCACCTTCGAAGACGTGCCCGGCTTCCTCCCCGGCACGCAGCAGGAGTACGGCGGCATCATCAAGCACGGCGCCAAGCTGCTCTACGCCTACGCCGAAGCCACCGTCCCGAAGATCACCGTGATCACGCGCAAGGCCTACGGCGGCGCCTACTGCGTCATGGCGTCGAAGCACATCCGCACCGACGTCAACTACGCCTGGCCCACCGCCGAGGTCGCCGTCATGGGCCCCGAGGGCGCGGTCGACATCGTCTACAAGCGTGAGCTCGATAAGGTGCGGAAAGAAGCCGAGGCTCGTTTCAAGAACACCTCGAGCGAAGCGAGAGGCCCCTCGGGCAAGAAGGACGCTGGGTCAGGTGAGGCGGACAAAGCGGTGGCTGCGGAGCGAGCGAAGTTAATCGAACAATTCAAGGACAAGTTCGCGAATCCCTACGTCGCCGCCGAGCGCGGCTACGTCGACGCCGTCATCCAGCCGCGCGAGACCCGCTCCAAGCTGATCGCCGCGCTCGAGATGCTCCAGACCAAGCGCGACAAGAACCCGCCGAAGAAGCACGGCAACATCCCCCTGTAA
- a CDS encoding methyltransferase domain-containing protein, with translation MTQLRDWDGAAYQKLSDPQFRWGMRVLERVALRGDETVLDVGCGTGRLTGELLERLPRGRVIAVDASESMLEEARKQLAKYGGRVELVAADALELKLNQVADLVFSTATFHWILDHAKLFRVLHRALRPGGRLEAQCGGGPNLHIVRSRAEDLRREPRFQPFFREWKNPWNYATPEETAERLRAAGFVEVETSLESTPTPFESADAYQQFTSKVVLRPYLAAITDETRRAEFLDELTRQAGAAEPPWTLDYWRLNMRGRKSK, from the coding sequence GTGACACAACTGCGCGATTGGGATGGCGCGGCGTACCAGAAGCTGAGCGACCCGCAGTTCCGCTGGGGGATGCGGGTGCTCGAGCGGGTGGCGCTGCGCGGCGACGAGACGGTGCTCGACGTGGGCTGCGGCACGGGCCGGCTGACCGGGGAGCTGCTGGAGCGGCTGCCGCGCGGGCGCGTGATCGCGGTGGACGCGTCGGAGTCGATGCTGGAAGAGGCGCGCAAGCAGCTGGCGAAATATGGCGGGCGCGTGGAGCTTGTCGCCGCCGACGCGCTGGAGCTGAAGCTGAATCAGGTGGCCGACCTGGTTTTCAGCACCGCCACCTTTCACTGGATCCTCGACCACGCAAAGCTGTTCCGCGTGCTGCATCGTGCGCTGCGTCCGGGCGGGCGGCTGGAGGCGCAGTGCGGCGGAGGGCCGAACCTGCACATCGTGCGCTCCCGGGCGGAAGATCTGCGGCGCGAGCCACGCTTTCAGCCGTTCTTCCGCGAGTGGAAGAACCCGTGGAATTACGCCACGCCGGAGGAGACGGCGGAGCGGCTGCGCGCGGCAGGATTCGTCGAGGTCGAGACCTCGCTCGAATCCACCCCGACGCCATTCGAGTCGGCCGACGCGTACCAGCAGTTCACCAGCAAGGTCGTGCTGCGGCCGTACCTGGCGGCGATCACGGATGAAACGCGGCGCGCGGAGTTCCTCGACGAGCTGACGCGGCAGGCGGGCGCGGCCGAGCCGCCGTGGACGCTGGACTACTGGCGGCTGAATATGCGGGGAAGAAAGTCGAAATGA